The region TGAGACCACGTTGGATCTCTGGCCAGCCAGTGCCTCTCCCGACTGGCTCTGGTGCCTTGGATTGCCTCTTCTCACAGAAGCTGCGAGGGATCAAACCCAGCGACATCTGATCGGGTTGAGCGCCCTGCCTGGATGTGGCAAAACCACCCTTGGCCACTGGCTTGAACGGGCCGCCCAGCAGCTTGGTCTCCCCCTTCAGGTGGTCTCGATCGATGACTTCTACTTTGATGCGGAGCGGCTGGAGCAGGCGATGCGTGGCAACCCCTGGGGTGTGCCCCGTGCTCTACCTGGCAGTCATGACCTCCCCCTGCTCTGCCAGACCTTGAGCCGCTGGAAACGTGGCGAGCATGTGGACTTGCCGCAATTCGACAAATCCCTACGACAAGGTCGTGGGGATCGCTGCGGCTGGCGCAGCTGTTCGGCGCAGATTCTGGTGCTGGAGGGTTGGTTTGTCGGTTGCCAACCGTTGTTGCCAGGCGAGTCGATTGAGCATGGCTGTGAGCATCTATCCCCGCCGATTCGTCCAGACGAACTGGCCTCACGGGAAGCCGTGCAGGAGGTGCTCGGCAGCTATCGCCCGGTTTGGACTCAGCTGGACCATCTTTGGCAGATCAAGGCTCAGGACATTCGTTCCCCCCAGATCTGGAAGCAACAGCAGGAAGATCAGATGCTGCGGGAGCAAGGCGTTGCTCTCGACAATAAGACTCTCCTGGGCTTCATCCGCATGATCCTTACGGCAATTCCGCAGCAAAGTTTTGATCGGATTGACGCTGATGTGCGGGTGGACGTCGATCCGGAGCGTCGGCTTCGCCAACTCCGGATCCGTCGTCAATCTCAGGACTCTTCGTCGTCGGCTTCACGCACGGGGTAGACGAAGCCCTGGGCGCGTCCACTGAGAACAGATTTTCCGATGGACATCGCTCGCTGAGCAGCCACGGCAGCCTTTCCTTTCCATGTGGCACTGCGCTGGTTGCGCTTGGCCTTTGAGGTTTTCTTCTTCGGGACGGCCATTGCGCCTGGTCAACTCCAAACGGGAATTGTCCGTTGTCAGGACGCCTTGCGTCAAATCGCTAAGGTCAAGGCAATTCAATGTTGTTGTGACTTCAGGATCGGAAGGGTCGGAGAAAACGTCGTCTCCTCAATCGTTACCGAGCTTGTTCGGAGAGAAACCGAAGTCCGTCAGTTATTCGAGCTTGCTGGAACAGATCCGCAACGGTGACGTCAGCACGCTTGAAATGGTTCCAGCACGCCGTGAAGTTCGGGTGACCTACCCCGATGGAACCAAATCCACCGTCAGCATTTTTGTTAACGATCAGCAGATTCTCAGGGCCGCCGAGGCTTCGGCCACACCTCTCACGGTGC is a window of Synechococcus sp. A15-24 DNA encoding:
- a CDS encoding phosphoribulokinase, translating into MDPDGQRDLPVVDQQRLLHHLGVADPMAWEQQWRGSGLFETTLDLWPASASPDWLWCLGLPLLTEAARDQTQRHLIGLSALPGCGKTTLGHWLERAAQQLGLPLQVVSIDDFYFDAERLEQAMRGNPWGVPRALPGSHDLPLLCQTLSRWKRGEHVDLPQFDKSLRQGRGDRCGWRSCSAQILVLEGWFVGCQPLLPGESIEHGCEHLSPPIRPDELASREAVQEVLGSYRPVWTQLDHLWQIKAQDIRSPQIWKQQQEDQMLREQGVALDNKTLLGFIRMILTAIPQQSFDRIDADVRVDVDPERRLRQLRIRRQSQDSSSSASRTG
- the rpmF gene encoding 50S ribosomal protein L32, with product MAVPKKKTSKAKRNQRSATWKGKAAVAAQRAMSIGKSVLSGRAQGFVYPVREADDEES